From Deltaproteobacteria bacterium, one genomic window encodes:
- a CDS encoding archease, with amino-acid sequence MKRYETFDHTADLGIRIFGRTYEEVMTNAAYALFDLLTDLDRVQETLSCAIHVEAAEREELLIRWLNELLFLCESQGYLFKRFHFSHLDQTSLKAVAHGEIFESSRHEFKTEIKAVTYHQVAIRENDGAWEGRVIFDL; translated from the coding sequence GCCGACCTGGGCATTCGGATCTTCGGCCGGACTTATGAAGAGGTTATGACCAACGCCGCTTATGCTCTTTTTGACCTGCTAACTGACCTGGATCGAGTGCAGGAAACCCTTTCTTGTGCCATTCATGTTGAGGCAGCTGAAAGGGAAGAGCTCCTAATCCGCTGGCTGAATGAGCTTCTGTTCCTATGCGAGAGTCAGGGATACCTTTTTAAAAGGTTTCATTTTTCCCATCTGGATCAGACCTCCCTTAAGGCGGTGGCCCATGGAGAGATTTTTGAATCTTCCCGCCACGAATTCAAAACAGAAATCAAGGCCGTAACCTACCATCAGGTGGCAATTAGGGAAAACGATGGAGCATGGGAAGGCAGAGTCATCTTTGATCTTTGA